One Phaseolus vulgaris cultivar G19833 chromosome 4, P. vulgaris v2.0, whole genome shotgun sequence DNA window includes the following coding sequences:
- the LOC137838478 gene encoding UPF0496 protein At3g49070-like, translating to MLPKLRAPKATQVSDAKQPKDLSKSVNFHEEYLRALRSKSYVDFFDKAQLLAHQPSIYSNQNKYSETLLEPGQETVHNIIDTTILSQKSELKNLMLDYFDISAEASLICSHLLNTINQVQCNYKFIERALEIMDNDDDDSQQKLKLIIVKLNSSILTNPFSDLKCHDFKLISDENASVLNRLKSMRKMLERNFKLKTYLKTSEFCDLVGCDIVAITTRTLTALVTPTILNFTCKNLEKELPRFSRRFLGKVCEQLEIAAKGTYILNKDLDTMSRLVDRLYDDIEHIRAKIQFCLDKKIHKFSLQIVKELRKSDDGFRKTVEELKEHACLCLVTINRSRDLVTKEMTKMAA from the exons ATGCTACCAAAACTAAGAGCTCCTAAAGCCACCCAAG TTTCAGATGCAAAACAACCCAAAGATTTATCAAAAAGTGTAAACTTCCATGAGGAATACCTAAGGGCTTTAAGATCAAAATCCTATGTTGATTTCTTTGACAAAGCTCAATTACTTGCTCACCAACCTTCCATTTATTCCAACCAGAATAAATACTCAGAAACCCTCCTTGAACCAGGCCAAGAAACTGTACACAACATTATTGATACAACAATCCTTTCACAGAAATCAGAACTAAAGAATCTCATGCTCGATTACTTTGACATCAGTGCTGAGGCTTCACTCATTTGCAGCCATCTTCTAAACACCATCAATCAAGTTCAATGTAATTACAAATTCATAGAAAGAGCTCTAGAAATCATggataatgatgatgatgactCACAACAAAAGTTGAAGCTTATCATTGTTAAGCTCAACTCATCCATCTTAACTAACCCTTTTTCAGACCTCAAGTGCCATGACTTCAAGCTCATTAGTGATGAAAACGCATCAGTGTTGAATCGTTTGAAATCAATGAGAAAAATGCTGGAAAGGAACTTTAAGCTAAAGACATATCTGAAGACATCAGAATTTTGTGATCTTGTAGGGTGTGACATAGTTGCTATAACAACACGTACTTTAACTGCACTAGTCACCCCAACAATTCTCAACTTTACATGCAAGAATCTTGAGAAGGAGCTTCCAAGGTTTTCAAGGAGGTTTCTTGGTAAAGTTTGTGAGCAGCTTGAGATAGCAGCTAAGGGAACTTATATATTAAACAAAGACTTGGATACAATGAGTAGACTTGTGGATCGGCTTTACGATGACATTGAACATATAAGGGCAAAGATACAATTCTGTTTGGACAAGAAGATTCATAAATTCTCTCTGCAAATAGTGAAGGAGCTTAGAAAAAGTGATGATGGATTTAGGAAAACAGTGGAAGAACTCAAAGAGCATGCGTGCTTGTGCCTTGTCACAATTAACCGATCAAGAGATTTGGTTACTAAGGAAATGACAAAAATGGCTGCATAA